Within the Acidobacteriota bacterium genome, the region ATCTGGAGGGCATCGCACTTCGCCGCCGCCGCGCGCTCGACCGCGAGGTGAAGCCCCCCCGCGATCGACATGTGAGCCCCGAGAAGCTTCACAACGCTCCCACGCTTCCCGCCGTCCGCAGGCCGAGGTTGAACAGAGCGAAATCGTAGCGGACCGGATCGTCCGGGTCGAGAGCCCGCAGCCCCTCCGTCACCTCGATCGCCATCCGCCAGTCGGCGCTCCTGCGGGCGCTGAGGCGGAGCTCGCGGCAGATCCTCGCCGTGTGGGTGTCGAGCGGCATGACCAGCTTCGAGGGGGGGACGCCGCTCCAGAGACCGAGGTCGACGTGGTCGCGGCGGACCATCCACCTCAGGAACATGTTCATCCGCTTGCACGCCGAGCCGTCCCCGGGCGACGAGAAGAAGAATCGCACGCCGGCCCTCGATCCGCTCCGCCTTCGGCCGGAGGTCTCCTCGCGATGGATCGCGAGCGCCCGCGCGCTGAATGCGGCGATCGCGTGCCCGACGTCGGGCTGCGCCGCGTCGAACCCCTGGAGGAACGCGGCCTCGAGGGATCCGTGGCGCTCGAGAAGGCGCTTCAGGATCACGAGCATGTCGGCCACGTCGCGCCCCGTGTTGAACCGGTGCGTGAACCCCCTGAAGGCGTTCGCCGTCGAGTCGGCGCGGAGCGCGAGGACCGCCGCGGCGGGGTGCGGGCCGAGCCGATCGAGGACCGTCGCGACGCTCTTCCGGATGTGGGCGACGCGGCCGTACGCGAGAGCGGCGGCGATGAAACCGGCAATCTCCCTGTCGGCGGCCCCGTCGTACGCGCGCGGGTACCGGATGGGATCGATCTCCAGCCGATCGGCGCCGCACGCGTCGTAAAGCCCGTCCAGTCTGGCTTTGAGCGCTCCACGCGGGGGCATGGAGGCGAACGTACCAGAGGGCTCCGGGGCCGTCAACGC harbors:
- a CDS encoding TIGR02757 family protein, coding for MPPRGALKARLDGLYDACGADRLEIDPIRYPRAYDGAADREIAGFIAAALAYGRVAHIRKSVATVLDRLGPHPAAAVLALRADSTANAFRGFTHRFNTGRDVADMLVILKRLLERHGSLEAAFLQGFDAAQPDVGHAIAAFSARALAIHREETSGRRRSGSRAGVRFFFSSPGDGSACKRMNMFLRWMVRRDHVDLGLWSGVPPSKLVMPLDTHTARICRELRLSARRSADWRMAIEVTEGLRALDPDDPVRYDFALFNLGLRTAGSVGAL